In one Oryza glaberrima chromosome 2, OglaRS2, whole genome shotgun sequence genomic region, the following are encoded:
- the LOC127761371 gene encoding calcineurin B-like protein 8, producing the protein MGCVSSKQFNRAPQHEDPAILAKETTFSVSEVEALFELFKKISHSIFRDGLIHKEEFQLALFRNSNKKNLFANRIFDLFDLKRNGVIDFGEFVRSLSIFHPETPLGDKIAFAFRLYDLRGTGCIEREELHEMVLALLNESDLFLSEEAVEKIVDQTFKQADLNDDGKIDPDEWKTFASKNPALLKNMTLPYLKDITMVFPSFILNSEVCEEEL; encoded by the exons ATGGGCTGTGTATCATCAAAGCAGTTCAACAGAGCTCCACAACATGAGGATCCTGCTATTCTGGCCAAAGAGACTACAT TTTCAGTGAGTGAAGTGGAGGCCCTCTTTGAGCTGTTCAAGAAGATAAGCCATTCCATATTCAGAGATGGTCTCATTCACAAG GAGGAGTTCCAGCTAGCTCTCTTCAGGAACAGCAACAAGAAGAACCTTTTCGCCAATCGG ATATTTGATCTCTTTGATCTGAAGCGCAACGGTGTTATCGATTTCGGGGAGTTCGTTCGATCCCTCAGCATTTTTCACCCGGAAACGCCTTTGGGAGACAAGATTGCCT TTGCATTTAGGTTGTATGACCTGAGAGGAACTGGATGCATTGAACGTGAAGAG TTGCACGAAATGGTGCTTGCTCTTCTGAATGAATCAGATCTATTCCTATCTGAAGAAGCTGTAGAAAAAATCGTGGATCAG ACGTTCAAGCAAGCAGACTTAAACGATGACGGGAAGATCGACCCCGATGAATGGAAAACGTTTGCGAGTAAAAACCCGGCTTTGCTGAAGAACATGACTCTTCCATACCTAAA GGACATAACCATGGTATTCCCCAGCTTtattctgaactctgaagtttGTGAGGAAGAGTTGTAA